The following coding sequences lie in one Lentilactobacillus sp. SPB1-3 genomic window:
- a CDS encoding NAD(P)-binding oxidoreductase: MEKVLIISQNDNVTDIISKQLVSDFNVQQFNGDLNSDADYQAALVDTSVVITVLGPLDSDIYFDHLFDAIFDAGIQLNHFVMVTYSGIDDEVIGGREYLGVSDVKEFIKQQRYAAKIVDEAEMPYTIIRAGRLVDGSNNEVELFDEGQPMPNDTLSYASLAELIYRTITTHEHINKSIGVVNTKAGGNR; the protein is encoded by the coding sequence ATGGAAAAAGTACTCATCATAAGTCAAAATGATAATGTAACTGATATTATCAGTAAACAACTAGTTTCTGATTTCAATGTTCAGCAATTTAATGGTGATTTAAATAGTGATGCTGACTATCAAGCAGCGCTTGTCGATACATCAGTAGTTATTACGGTATTAGGGCCTTTAGATAGCGACATATATTTCGATCATTTATTTGACGCGATATTTGATGCTGGAATCCAATTGAATCATTTTGTAATGGTGACGTACTCAGGCATCGACGATGAGGTGATCGGTGGTAGAGAATATCTCGGTGTTTCTGATGTTAAGGAATTTATTAAGCAACAGCGGTATGCTGCCAAAATCGTTGATGAAGCTGAAATGCCATACACAATTATTAGGGCAGGCCGTTTGGTTGATGGATCAAATAACGAAGTTGAGTTATTTGATGAAGGTCAACCAATGCCAAACGATACTTTAAGTTATGCCAGCCTGGCTGAATTGATTTATCGGACCATTACAACACACGAACACATCAATAAATCAATTGGTGTCGTTAATACTAAAGCAGGGGGTAATCGATAG
- a CDS encoding aldo/keto reductase produces MLDDVKIGKSNVETTPLGLGTNAVGGHNLFPNLDEQAGIDSVKSALDSGIKLLDTAFIYGLGRSEELIGQVIQNYKRSEITIATKGAQVVKDGNVTISNDPEFLKQCVYDSLKRLQTDYIDIFYIHFPDDNTPKDEAVAALNELKQAGIIKAIGVSNFSLDQIKEANKNGQVDVVEDQYSLVHRDAEKELFPYLRDNDISFVPYFPLASGLLTGKYNQNNDALDFAEGDIRATDPNFKGQRFAAIKDSINSLQPIADNHDATISQIVLAWYIKNPDISVVIPGAKRPEQVRSNAKSLTVHLSNEEYNMIDNAFKSFN; encoded by the coding sequence ATGCTTGATGATGTGAAAATTGGTAAATCAAATGTTGAAACCACTCCCTTAGGATTAGGAACCAACGCCGTGGGCGGACATAACTTATTCCCTAATCTTGATGAACAGGCTGGGATCGATTCTGTTAAAAGTGCTTTAGATAGCGGTATCAAGCTTTTAGATACAGCATTCATTTACGGATTAGGACGTTCAGAAGAACTAATTGGACAAGTGATTCAAAACTATAAACGTTCAGAAATCACTATTGCAACTAAGGGTGCCCAAGTTGTTAAAGACGGTAATGTAACGATCTCTAACGATCCTGAATTTCTAAAGCAATGCGTATATGATAGTTTGAAACGACTACAAACTGACTACATCGATATATTTTACATTCATTTTCCTGATGATAACACCCCAAAAGATGAAGCAGTGGCTGCGTTAAATGAGTTAAAACAAGCAGGAATAATCAAAGCAATTGGAGTTTCGAATTTTTCTCTCGACCAAATTAAAGAAGCCAATAAAAATGGCCAAGTCGACGTTGTCGAAGACCAATACAGCCTTGTGCACCGAGATGCTGAAAAAGAACTTTTCCCATACTTAAGGGATAATGATATCTCATTTGTTCCTTACTTCCCATTGGCATCTGGACTATTAACTGGTAAATATAACCAAAATAATGATGCTCTTGATTTCGCGGAAGGCGACATTCGGGCCACAGACCCCAACTTCAAGGGACAACGATTTGCTGCCATCAAAGATTCAATCAATAGTTTACAACCGATCGCTGATAACCACGATGCAACTATTTCACAAATCGTTCTTGCATGGTATATCAAGAATCCAGATATTTCAGTCGTTATTCCAGGAGCTAAACGTCCGGAACAGGTCCGTAGCAACGCTAAGTCCCTTACTGTTCACCTGTCTAACGAAGAATATAACATGATTGATAACGCATTTAAAAGCTTTAATTAA
- a CDS encoding NCS2 family permease: protein MSSISKFFDFENRNTNFRTETLAGITTFVSMVYILFVNPNILGASGIDKGAVFTATALASAFGCFVMGVLANYPIAISASLGQNAFFAYSVCIGMKVPWETALAGVFAASLIFVILTATKVRERIIDAIPADLKSAIGGGVGLFIALIGLSEGGIVTAQKDAIIGLGNLSGTTWITIFGLIVTLILMSMQVPGAIFIGIILSSVLGLGTGMIPMPHEIVSAMPSLKPTFGVAITHIGDINTVQLFVVVLTFLLVTFFDTAGTLVGLADQAGFIKNNKIPNVGKALAADSSTMLVGSVLGTSPMGAFVESSAGIAIGGRTGFTTIVVGILFILGAFFSPMLGVITSQVTAPALIIVGVLMAQSLKNVHWEKFEIAAPAFLIMVGMPFTYSIADGIALGFITYPLTMIAAKRGKEVNAMMYVLAVVFVIFLWILES from the coding sequence TTGTCATCAATTAGCAAGTTCTTCGATTTTGAAAACCGCAATACTAATTTCAGAACCGAAACTTTAGCCGGAATTACTACCTTTGTATCAATGGTATATATTTTATTCGTAAATCCAAATATACTGGGAGCATCTGGTATAGATAAGGGGGCTGTCTTTACGGCGACTGCCCTAGCATCTGCCTTTGGTTGTTTCGTAATGGGAGTTCTAGCTAACTATCCAATCGCTATTTCTGCCAGTCTTGGTCAAAATGCTTTCTTTGCATATTCTGTCTGTATTGGAATGAAAGTTCCATGGGAAACTGCCTTGGCTGGAGTTTTCGCCGCATCATTAATTTTCGTAATTTTAACTGCAACTAAAGTTAGAGAACGGATCATCGATGCAATTCCTGCTGATCTAAAATCAGCCATCGGTGGCGGAGTTGGTCTCTTTATCGCCCTGATTGGTTTATCAGAAGGTGGCATCGTGACTGCTCAAAAAGATGCGATTATTGGTCTTGGTAATTTATCTGGAACAACTTGGATCACTATTTTCGGATTGATCGTCACACTTATTTTAATGAGTATGCAAGTTCCTGGAGCAATTTTTATTGGTATCATTTTAAGTTCAGTGCTAGGTTTAGGTACTGGAATGATTCCTATGCCCCACGAAATCGTCTCAGCTATGCCAAGTCTTAAACCAACTTTTGGAGTTGCAATCACACATATTGGTGATATTAATACTGTTCAATTATTTGTCGTGGTACTAACTTTCTTATTAGTTACATTCTTCGATACCGCTGGAACCCTAGTTGGTCTTGCTGACCAAGCCGGTTTCATTAAAAACAACAAAATTCCGAACGTTGGTAAGGCCCTGGCAGCTGATTCTTCAACGATGTTAGTTGGTTCAGTTTTAGGAACCTCACCTATGGGAGCCTTTGTTGAATCATCCGCTGGAATCGCTATTGGTGGTCGAACAGGATTTACAACAATCGTCGTCGGAATATTGTTCATTCTGGGCGCATTCTTTTCACCAATGTTAGGTGTGATTACCAGTCAAGTTACGGCTCCTGCCTTGATTATTGTCGGAGTCTTAATGGCCCAATCCCTTAAAAATGTTCACTGGGAAAAGTTTGAAATTGCCGCTCCTGCCTTTCTAATTATGGTTGGAATGCCATTTACTTACAGTATTGCAGATGGAATTGCCCTTGGATTCATTACTTATCCCCTCACAATGATCGCTGCTAAGCGTGGTAAAGAAGTTAACGCGATGATGTACGTTTTAGCCGTCGTCTTTGTTATCTTCCTTTGGATTCTAGAATCCTAA
- a CDS encoding QueT transporter family protein: protein MNSKINFFGIDSLVDIVKAAVVAALYIVLTTTVFAAFSFGPIQFRFAEGLNNLVPFNKRYIVAITLGCFISNMMSSLGPVDMIFGTFETFIALVTIYFVTRKMHSLPLKLVTSVLIGTFYMFIIAFEIAFFGNSAFWPTFWSSYLTTGIGEFVTMGIGAVILYFVNMSIDLSK, encoded by the coding sequence ATGAATTCTAAGATCAATTTTTTCGGCATCGACAGCTTAGTCGACATAGTCAAAGCTGCCGTTGTCGCTGCACTCTATATCGTGTTAACCACGACTGTCTTTGCAGCCTTTAGTTTTGGCCCAATTCAATTCCGTTTTGCCGAAGGATTAAATAATTTAGTGCCATTCAATAAGCGCTATATTGTTGCCATCACTCTTGGATGCTTCATTTCCAATATGATGTCGTCCTTAGGTCCCGTCGACATGATCTTCGGAACATTCGAAACATTCATTGCCTTAGTAACGATTTACTTTGTTACTAGAAAAATGCACAGTCTACCATTGAAGTTAGTTACTTCAGTACTGATTGGAACATTTTATATGTTCATCATTGCATTTGAAATCGCCTTTTTTGGTAACAGCGCTTTTTGGCCTACCTTCTGGAGTTCATATTTAACTACTGGAATTGGTGAGTTTGTCACAATGGGTATTGGTGCCGTCATTCTATACTTTGTAAATATGTCAATTGATTTAAGTAAATAA
- the cls gene encoding cardiolipin synthase — MEFDWSLLFRIIVVINAAFAILTVFREKRDIAAIWAWLLVLVFLPIVGFVAYAFIGRQLPKNRLFKLHSHVQMQIDERLLEQRRQLGSELKTASDDISLRAISAVNLFSETDSSFLARQNKVKIFTDGKSLFHRVIEDIENAKKSIHIEFYTFYNDEIGNEILNLLVKKAQQGVEVRVIYDSWGSMGTTKKFFKPLLDAGGYAYPFLNTRSVVLDFRLNFRDHRKIIVIDGMIGYTGGFNIGDQYLGRKKKFGNWRDTHLRIIGSGVFGLQARFILDWNATSSKANIEEEKVNAKFFPVTTTKGSVNMQIVSSGPDSDLQQIKMGYIKLITLARKYCYIQSPYLIPDDSVLDALRMAASSGVDVRIIVPSMPDHPFVYRATQYYARQLAEQGIKVYYYDNGFMHAKTMVIDDSMASVGSANMDYRSFKLNFEINSFIYDNKIASELKDLFLRDVDDSTLQTPEMFEKQPWWLKFKQTFSRLLSPIL; from the coding sequence ATGGAATTTGATTGGTCATTATTATTTCGAATAATAGTAGTAATTAATGCGGCCTTCGCGATTTTGACGGTTTTTAGAGAAAAACGCGATATCGCCGCTATTTGGGCATGGTTGTTAGTGTTAGTATTTTTACCCATAGTGGGGTTCGTTGCTTACGCATTCATTGGACGGCAACTGCCTAAGAATCGTCTTTTTAAGTTGCATTCACATGTGCAGATGCAAATTGATGAACGATTATTGGAGCAACGGCGGCAACTTGGTAGTGAACTAAAAACGGCATCTGATGATATTTCCTTACGAGCGATCAGCGCCGTTAATTTATTTAGTGAGACTGATTCTTCATTCTTGGCCAGACAAAATAAGGTCAAAATTTTCACTGACGGTAAATCTTTGTTTCACCGCGTGATTGAAGATATCGAAAACGCCAAAAAGAGTATTCATATTGAATTTTATACTTTTTATAATGACGAAATTGGTAATGAAATTTTGAATTTATTGGTAAAAAAAGCCCAACAAGGTGTTGAAGTCCGGGTAATCTATGATTCTTGGGGATCAATGGGAACAACTAAAAAGTTTTTCAAGCCATTGTTAGATGCTGGCGGATACGCATATCCATTTTTGAATACCAGATCAGTTGTTCTTGACTTCCGTCTTAATTTCCGTGACCATAGAAAAATTATCGTCATTGACGGAATGATTGGATATACAGGCGGCTTTAATATCGGAGATCAGTATTTAGGTAGGAAGAAGAAGTTTGGTAACTGGCGAGATACTCATCTTAGAATTATTGGTTCCGGTGTCTTTGGCCTACAAGCTCGCTTTATTTTGGATTGGAATGCTACCAGTTCAAAGGCGAATATTGAAGAGGAAAAAGTTAACGCTAAATTCTTCCCAGTAACGACCACTAAAGGTTCTGTTAATATGCAAATCGTATCTAGTGGTCCAGATTCTGATTTGCAACAGATCAAAATGGGATACATCAAGTTGATTACACTTGCTCGTAAATATTGTTATATTCAGTCACCATATTTAATTCCTGACGATAGTGTGCTGGATGCACTGAGAATGGCTGCCTCATCTGGAGTGGATGTTAGAATAATAGTTCCATCTATGCCAGATCACCCATTTGTTTATCGGGCAACGCAATACTATGCGCGTCAATTGGCTGAGCAAGGTATCAAAGTTTACTACTATGATAACGGATTTATGCATGCCAAGACGATGGTCATTGATGACAGTATGGCTTCAGTTGGTTCAGCAAATATGGATTATCGTAGTTTCAAACTTAACTTTGAAATTAATTCATTTATTTATGACAACAAGATTGCTTCTGAATTAAAAGATCTCTTTCTAAGGGATGTAGATGACAGTACTTTACAAACTCCAGAAATGTTTGAGAAGCAGCCGTGGTGGCTTAAATTTAAGCAAACATTTTCTCGTTTATTATCACCCATCTTATAG
- a CDS encoding winged helix-turn-helix transcriptional regulator, which yields MKKIYHIAVEATLDVIGGKWKPIILCHLGGQTLRTGELRRLIPAISQRTLTNQLRELEADRIIDRRVYNQVPPKVEYSLTEEGKSLRNILLAMSEWGEGRVSEEQKRGTDVTILQDNWDGYLNM from the coding sequence TTGAAAAAAATATATCATATTGCGGTTGAAGCAACCTTAGATGTGATCGGTGGTAAGTGGAAACCAATCATTTTATGTCATTTAGGTGGCCAAACATTAAGAACCGGCGAGTTACGCAGATTGATTCCCGCAATCTCACAACGTACGCTTACTAATCAACTGAGAGAACTAGAAGCTGATAGAATTATTGATCGCAGAGTTTATAATCAAGTTCCTCCAAAGGTAGAGTATTCATTGACTGAAGAAGGAAAAAGTCTTCGCAATATTTTGCTAGCAATGTCTGAATGGGGCGAGGGCCGCGTTTCAGAAGAACAGAAACGTGGAACGGACGTAACAATTTTACAAGATAATTGGGATGGATATCTCAATATGTAA
- a CDS encoding DMT family transporter — protein sequence MAITGLISIIFGGMILGLQSSTNGRLSQKVGALEASLINFVVGAILLTFWLLFTRSGEILRIFTVPKWQLLGVFFGTGYLVLMTLAVPKIGVVAANITAIAGQIMASFIIDNFGFLGSNVIAFGVKRWMATILLILALVALYQDQKPSSEMDKPKTKNPFFYLVALVSGSFLSIEGTMYGELGKTIGQFESSFYNFFIGSLLLVVLVLLFGKGDFTGIRKSSNWYLIGGLYGVIYLTSLVFGIPALGVGIAMIAIVLGQIVMSMLIETFGWFETPRQPLTFAKILTLIFLLIALTLIY from the coding sequence ATGGCAATTACCGGATTAATATCGATTATTTTTGGAGGCATGATTTTAGGACTTCAGTCATCAACTAACGGCCGTTTAAGTCAAAAAGTTGGCGCTCTCGAAGCATCTTTGATCAATTTCGTAGTGGGAGCAATTTTACTGACTTTCTGGTTACTATTCACACGTAGTGGAGAGATTCTCCGAATTTTCACCGTTCCTAAGTGGCAACTGCTGGGAGTTTTCTTTGGTACCGGATATTTGGTATTAATGACCCTTGCAGTTCCTAAAATTGGAGTTGTGGCAGCAAATATCACTGCAATTGCTGGCCAAATCATGGCCAGTTTTATCATTGATAACTTTGGCTTCCTAGGAAGCAACGTCATTGCTTTTGGAGTTAAGCGCTGGATGGCAACCATTTTATTAATATTAGCATTGGTTGCTTTGTATCAAGATCAAAAACCATCAAGTGAAATGGATAAACCCAAAACCAAGAATCCATTCTTCTATCTAGTAGCATTAGTATCAGGTAGTTTTCTAAGTATTGAGGGTACGATGTATGGTGAATTAGGTAAAACTATTGGTCAATTTGAAAGTAGTTTTTATAACTTCTTTATTGGTTCGCTTCTATTAGTTGTTTTAGTTCTGCTATTTGGTAAAGGTGACTTCACTGGTATTCGCAAGAGCAGCAATTGGTACTTAATCGGTGGTTTATATGGCGTGATCTATCTTACATCACTTGTCTTTGGTATTCCTGCACTGGGTGTAGGTATCGCAATGATTGCCATCGTTTTAGGACAAATCGTTATGAGTATGCTAATTGAAACTTTTGGTTGGTTTGAAACACCTAGACAACCACTGACATTTGCTAAAATTTTAACCCTTATCTTTTTATTGATCGCTTTAACTTTAATATATTAA
- a CDS encoding winged helix-turn-helix transcriptional regulator, translating to MEKNNKKYNVGVDVALDVISGKWKPDILCLIGTGVNRNGSLLKAIPNLSQKVLTEQLKQLVADNILKRVVFSETPLHVEYQFTEYGESLKVVLLSLCHWGELHAQKTPGYQLEKIISD from the coding sequence GTGGAAAAAAATAATAAAAAATATAATGTCGGAGTTGATGTGGCTTTAGATGTTATTTCAGGAAAATGGAAACCGGACATATTGTGCCTTATTGGCACGGGGGTTAATCGAAATGGATCCCTGCTTAAGGCAATTCCTAATCTGTCACAAAAAGTACTCACTGAACAATTAAAGCAATTAGTTGCAGACAACATATTAAAACGGGTAGTTTTTTCTGAAACGCCACTGCATGTGGAATATCAATTTACCGAATATGGTGAATCGTTGAAAGTAGTCTTGCTTTCTCTGTGCCATTGGGGTGAGCTGCATGCTCAAAAAACTCCTGGATATCAGCTTGAAAAAATAATTAGTGATTAA
- a CDS encoding lactoylglutathione lyase family protein yields MTNKQYPINFSHIGLSVPDINKAVEFYTKVMGWYVIMKPAKVTEDDSAIGVMSTEVFGTGWGSYNIAHLTTGDGIGIEMFEFSKNVDPDNNFKFWETGIFHYGVQDPDIEGLVQKILDYGGKQRMPIKEYYPGEKPYKMVYMEDPFGNLVEIYTHSYDLTYSAGEY; encoded by the coding sequence ATGACAAACAAGCAATATCCAATCAATTTTTCTCACATCGGTCTTTCAGTTCCTGACATCAACAAAGCTGTTGAATTTTACACAAAAGTCATGGGCTGGTACGTTATCATGAAACCAGCAAAAGTAACTGAAGATGACTCAGCCATTGGAGTTATGTCCACAGAAGTCTTTGGTACTGGTTGGGGAAGCTATAATATCGCCCACCTAACTACTGGAGATGGTATTGGAATCGAGATGTTTGAATTCAGTAAAAACGTCGATCCAGATAACAACTTTAAGTTCTGGGAAACTGGTATCTTTCATTATGGTGTGCAAGATCCTGATATCGAAGGACTAGTTCAAAAAATTCTCGATTATGGTGGCAAGCAAAGAATGCCAATTAAAGAATACTATCCCGGCGAGAAACCTTATAAGATGGTTTACATGGAAGATCCATTTGGTAACTTGGTTGAAATCTATACTCATTCATACGACCTGACCTACTCAGCAGGAGAATATTAA
- a CDS encoding MarR family winged helix-turn-helix transcriptional regulator gives MELNSMDLLKKLRFVGRASKHFAAKEPVRYSGRQRIINILGKENGMIQSQLAEILDVRPSSLAEILKKMEADGDIRREADENDGRIKLVYLTDAGKEKIVESSESDDEFSDRFFAGLSADEKSSLSDYLEKIVAGWPDDFKVKSTKFTDPNERFDEIQKLRSEMFDRDWRDMSRDERNELKREFRRRAKDMNFGPFGHHNFHHHGFDHRDHHDHRDWD, from the coding sequence GTGGAATTAAATTCTATGGATCTATTAAAGAAATTACGTTTTGTCGGTCGTGCTAGCAAACATTTTGCTGCCAAAGAGCCAGTGAGATATTCTGGTCGACAAAGAATCATTAACATTCTTGGTAAAGAGAACGGAATGATTCAGAGCCAACTGGCAGAAATATTGGATGTACGTCCAAGTTCCTTGGCTGAAATTTTGAAGAAGATGGAAGCTGACGGCGATATTCGGCGTGAAGCTGATGAGAATGATGGCCGAATCAAGTTAGTTTATCTAACTGATGCGGGCAAAGAAAAAATTGTTGAGAGTAGTGAGTCGGATGATGAATTTAGCGATCGGTTTTTTGCTGGGCTGTCTGCTGATGAGAAGTCTAGCCTAAGTGATTACTTAGAAAAAATTGTGGCGGGATGGCCAGATGATTTTAAGGTTAAATCAACTAAATTTACTGACCCTAACGAACGATTTGATGAGATTCAAAAATTACGCAGCGAAATGTTTGATCGAGATTGGCGAGACATGTCACGAGATGAGCGTAATGAATTGAAACGAGAATTCAGACGCCGAGCAAAGGACATGAACTTTGGTCCATTTGGTCATCACAATTTCCATCATCATGGCTTTGATCATCGCGATCACCATGATCACCGTGACTGGGATTAG
- the trpD gene encoding anthranilate phosphoribosyltransferase: protein MIKEAIQKVINHENLTFTESQSVLDEIMTGKTSEIETASILTALASKHETIDEIAGAAQSMRNHALPFPQVDNVLEIVGTGGDHANTFNISTTSAILLAAAGFKVAKHGNRAASSKSGAADVLEALGININQTPDASYNTLLTTNLCFLFAQEYHKSMKYVAPIRKELGIRTIFNILGPLTNPAKPTNQLLGVSDKSLMEPLAQVLPKLGVKHALVVHGADGLDEVSPTGTTYVIEVTNNKLKGFTVSPTDFGLPIVDKKELIGGTPAENAQITEDIFSGVKGPTREAVIMNAGMAIHTAKPEISIAAGIQLAQETIDSGKAITKLNQLRKLNNKDVVA, encoded by the coding sequence ATGATTAAAGAAGCCATTCAAAAAGTAATTAATCACGAAAATTTAACATTCACTGAAAGTCAGTCAGTTCTTGATGAAATCATGACTGGTAAAACAAGTGAGATTGAAACAGCCAGCATACTAACCGCTCTAGCAAGCAAACATGAAACTATTGATGAAATTGCTGGAGCTGCGCAATCAATGCGTAACCACGCCCTACCTTTTCCTCAGGTTGATAATGTATTAGAAATAGTTGGTACCGGTGGTGACCACGCCAACACATTTAATATATCAACTACCAGTGCCATTCTACTTGCCGCAGCAGGATTCAAAGTTGCAAAACATGGTAATCGTGCCGCCTCTTCCAAAAGCGGGGCCGCAGATGTTTTAGAAGCGCTGGGAATAAATATCAATCAAACTCCAGATGCTTCATACAATACACTTTTAACAACAAATCTGTGTTTTCTATTCGCCCAGGAATACCACAAATCAATGAAATACGTGGCACCAATTAGAAAAGAACTTGGTATTCGCACCATCTTTAACATTCTTGGCCCACTTACCAACCCTGCGAAACCGACGAACCAGCTCCTAGGCGTATCTGATAAAAGTCTAATGGAACCATTGGCACAGGTCCTACCCAAACTTGGAGTTAAACACGCACTAGTAGTTCACGGCGCTGATGGTTTAGATGAAGTTAGTCCAACTGGGACAACATACGTAATCGAAGTCACTAACAACAAATTAAAAGGATTCACTGTATCACCTACTGATTTTGGATTACCAATCGTTGACAAAAAAGAGTTAATAGGTGGGACCCCAGCTGAAAATGCTCAAATCACAGAAGATATTTTCTCAGGTGTTAAGGGACCTACACGGGAAGCTGTCATCATGAATGCTGGAATGGCAATTCACACAGCCAAACCAGAGATTTCTATTGCTGCTGGCATCCAGTTGGCCCAAGAAACCATCGATAGTGGCAAAGCCATTACGAAGCTCAACCAGTTACGTAAGCTTAACAACAAGGATGTGGTGGCATGA
- the trpC gene encoding indole-3-glycerol phosphate synthase TrpC gives MILDDLVSATRQRITDQQNKVSLAELKNSVRNNHETSTFYSTLSKNGIHIIAEVKQASPSKGIIATDFPYIQIAQNYQSANVDAISVLTEPKYFHGQLTYLNEIAHEVTAPILRKDFVINEYMIYEAKASGASIILLITAILTNKQLKMYRQLAESLGMDAIVEVHSATEIKRAVNSGAKIIGINNRNLKDFTVDLNNSLSLKELVPNNILTISESGIKTKDDVHKLKHAGFNGILIGETLMRASNKRELIKDFKKV, from the coding sequence ATGATATTAGACGACCTTGTATCTGCAACCCGACAAAGAATCACTGATCAGCAAAACAAAGTTTCTCTAGCCGAATTAAAAAACTCCGTTCGTAATAATCACGAAACTAGTACTTTCTACTCAACTTTATCTAAAAATGGGATTCACATTATCGCTGAAGTTAAGCAAGCATCCCCATCGAAAGGCATTATCGCAACTGATTTTCCATATATCCAAATTGCTCAAAATTACCAATCAGCCAACGTTGATGCAATTTCAGTCCTCACGGAACCTAAATATTTTCATGGTCAGCTCACTTATCTCAATGAAATCGCTCATGAAGTAACCGCTCCAATTTTGAGAAAAGACTTCGTAATCAATGAATACATGATTTATGAAGCTAAGGCCAGTGGCGCTAGTATTATCTTGCTGATTACCGCGATTTTAACTAACAAGCAATTAAAAATGTATCGTCAACTTGCTGAATCCTTGGGAATGGATGCGATTGTCGAAGTTCATAGTGCAACCGAAATTAAACGAGCCGTTAATTCTGGTGCGAAAATTATTGGCATTAATAATCGTAATCTGAAAGACTTCACCGTTGATCTAAATAATAGCCTTTCATTAAAGGAATTAGTTCCAAATAATATACTAACGATTTCAGAAAGCGGTATTAAAACCAAGGACGACGTTCACAAACTAAAACATGCTGGTTTTAACGGCATCTTGATTGGCGAAACACTAATGCGAGCCAGTAACAAACGTGAATTGATCAAAGATTTTAAGAAGGTCTGA
- a CDS encoding phosphoribosylanthranilate isomerase yields the protein MTKVKICGLMTGPNIEAVNQYKPDYAGFVFAPGRHQITFQQSSRLRKKLDPAIESVGVFVNESAATIINLFKAKIITIAQLHGYGDQSMISKLQSSGLTVIRVFVNEPIDNSLTADFSMIDSGAGSGKLLDLTTIKPNHKIFLAGGLTPENVKSAINLIHPFAVDVSSGVETNGHKDFEKINNFITQAKGAI from the coding sequence ATGACAAAAGTTAAAATTTGTGGCTTAATGACAGGCCCTAATATCGAGGCAGTTAACCAATATAAACCAGATTATGCAGGATTTGTATTTGCCCCAGGTCGCCATCAAATTACATTTCAACAGTCATCACGACTGCGCAAAAAATTAGATCCAGCAATAGAATCTGTAGGCGTATTCGTCAATGAATCAGCTGCAACAATCATTAATTTATTCAAGGCTAAAATAATAACTATTGCCCAGCTACATGGTTATGGTGATCAATCAATGATTTCCAAACTGCAAAGTTCTGGCCTAACAGTAATTAGAGTATTTGTTAATGAACCAATAGACAACTCTCTAACTGCCGATTTTTCCATGATCGATTCAGGAGCCGGCAGTGGTAAATTACTTGATTTAACAACTATTAAGCCTAATCATAAAATTTTTCTGGCCGGTGGATTAACTCCTGAGAATGTTAAATCAGCAATTAACTTAATTCATCCATTTGCAGTTGATGTTTCCAGTGGTGTTGAAACTAATGGCCATAAAGACTTCGAAAAAATAAATAATTTTATTACACAAGCAAAAGGAGCGATTTAA